From one Rhodopirellula islandica genomic stretch:
- a CDS encoding N,N-dimethylformamidase beta subunit family domain-containing protein, whose product MQPKIIAKHRVTIPFATRSFPWFATWFFVIGLSVLASSNTNQLMADQKLPEGLFIEGYTDQLSYVAGEEIVFHLSGTGAVSMQIDRLGAERQRVHQQDGIAVSAQRIPDRASSHGCQWPAAFRLTVPDEWKSGYYEATLTTRDQGGAFVGRNQRTAVGRLFFVVRSKTPGATSPILIQLATNTYNAYTNWGGHSLYGYHDRDGVQGNRVSFDRPIQSQFAKWELPFIQWAENSGYELEYAVNSDLEFHPEMLAKYRLVLSVGHDEYWSAPMRDHLEAFIAEGGNVAFFSGNTCCWQVRSEDHGRALTCYKQFYNMDPEFRTTDHQRLSTAWGHHLVNRPENQLTGVGFMWGGYHLSHGQFMDGSGAYDVHRPEHWVFEGTDVKQGDQIGGADTVVGYECDGCEMEWRDGLPFPTGRDGTPDSFTILGICPARWHPGDSYWYDRFPADRIGASVMGVYEQGGTVFTAGSTDWAHGLRGNSPVIEQATRNILNRLSAKSG is encoded by the coding sequence ATGCAACCCAAAATCATCGCCAAGCACCGCGTCACGATTCCTTTTGCGACGCGCTCCTTTCCATGGTTTGCGACTTGGTTCTTCGTGATTGGTCTCAGCGTCCTTGCTTCGTCCAATACCAATCAGTTGATGGCGGACCAAAAGCTGCCCGAAGGATTGTTCATCGAAGGCTACACCGATCAGCTCAGCTACGTCGCGGGTGAGGAGATTGTGTTTCATCTGTCTGGCACCGGCGCCGTGTCGATGCAAATAGACCGGTTGGGGGCGGAACGCCAGCGTGTTCATCAACAAGATGGGATTGCAGTGTCGGCACAGCGGATTCCTGATCGGGCGTCGTCTCATGGGTGCCAGTGGCCAGCGGCGTTTCGGTTGACGGTCCCCGATGAATGGAAGTCAGGTTACTACGAAGCGACGCTGACGACTCGCGATCAAGGCGGTGCGTTTGTCGGTCGCAACCAGCGGACGGCGGTTGGCAGGCTTTTCTTTGTCGTTCGATCCAAAACACCGGGGGCGACGTCGCCGATTCTGATTCAGTTGGCGACCAACACGTACAACGCGTACACGAACTGGGGCGGACACAGCTTGTATGGCTACCACGATCGGGATGGCGTCCAAGGCAACCGCGTTTCCTTTGATCGGCCGATCCAATCGCAATTCGCGAAATGGGAATTGCCGTTCATTCAGTGGGCAGAGAACTCAGGGTATGAACTAGAATACGCGGTCAACAGTGACTTGGAATTTCATCCGGAGATGTTGGCCAAGTATCGGTTGGTGTTGAGCGTTGGCCATGACGAGTATTGGTCGGCTCCGATGCGAGACCACTTGGAAGCGTTTATCGCCGAAGGTGGAAACGTCGCGTTCTTCAGCGGGAACACCTGTTGTTGGCAAGTTCGCAGCGAAGATCATGGACGAGCGCTGACTTGCTACAAGCAATTCTACAACATGGATCCGGAATTTCGCACAACGGACCATCAGCGACTGAGCACGGCTTGGGGACATCATCTCGTCAATCGTCCTGAGAACCAATTGACGGGCGTTGGGTTCATGTGGGGTGGTTACCATCTCAGCCACGGCCAATTCATGGATGGTTCGGGAGCTTACGACGTGCATCGCCCGGAACACTGGGTGTTCGAGGGGACGGATGTGAAGCAAGGCGACCAGATCGGTGGCGCCGACACGGTCGTTGGTTATGAGTGCGACGGGTGTGAGATGGAATGGCGAGACGGTTTGCCGTTTCCTACCGGACGCGATGGGACTCCCGATTCCTTCACGATACTGGGCATCTGTCCAGCGCGTTGGCACCCGGGTGATTCCTACTGGTACGATCGTTTTCCGGCCGATCGAATCGGTGCGTCCGTGATGGGCGTCTATGAACAGGGGGGAACGGTCTTCACGGCAGGTTCGACCGATTGGGCACACGGTTTGAGAGGGAATTCCCCTGTGATTGAACAGGCCACTCGAAACATTCTGAACCGTTTGTCAGCGAAGTCTGGTTAG
- a CDS encoding arylsulfatase → MNQFCVLVFAFGCATACFGQEPPKFDRSVPFAGNFEAVIPRPEQDKAAEERLAALKAKTGQRPNILWLVVDDMGFGDPGCYGGGGLAGASTPNIDRLAAEGLKLTSCYAQQTCTPTRSAILTGRLPVRTGLTRPILAGDKITANPWEDEISLPKLLRDAGYVTLLSGKWHIGESERMRPHDVGFDEFYGYYPAQKEISQRVDARRFPGLVLNPERLAAFEAVGPTDFLTHGFKGGRTEELQQVLSTEDMSKADQVLTDFTVKRIEELAAGEQPFFIEHCFMKVHCDNFPHPDYAGKSEAKYPYKDSVHEVDAQIGEIMKALGDAGVLERTLVFLTSDNGPQMDGWPDAGYTPFRGAKGTTWEGGVRVPGIAYWKGMIAPGRTSDGLFDLMDLFGVSLNLAGVGTDTLPEGRFYDFVDQTSFLLTDEGQSKREAVYFWWGKELMACRMKEYKAHVKVVLAQAPHMHIDLATVQDVGLAPWFFNLYLDPKEEMTVGHRLDPWMVTVLGKLKAHGATFKKYPAKNIGL, encoded by the coding sequence ATGAACCAGTTTTGCGTTCTTGTGTTTGCATTTGGCTGTGCGACAGCGTGCTTTGGGCAGGAACCACCCAAATTTGATCGGTCAGTGCCGTTTGCCGGAAACTTTGAAGCTGTTATCCCGCGTCCCGAGCAGGACAAGGCCGCGGAGGAAAGACTCGCCGCACTTAAAGCGAAGACGGGTCAAAGGCCGAACATCCTTTGGCTCGTGGTCGATGACATGGGCTTTGGCGATCCCGGTTGCTATGGCGGTGGAGGCCTGGCCGGTGCCTCGACACCGAACATTGACAGATTGGCCGCAGAAGGTCTCAAGCTTACTTCGTGCTACGCTCAGCAAACCTGCACACCAACCCGTTCGGCGATTCTGACCGGACGATTGCCTGTACGCACGGGACTGACACGACCCATTCTGGCTGGCGATAAAATCACGGCCAACCCTTGGGAAGACGAAATCAGTCTGCCGAAGCTGCTCCGTGACGCCGGCTACGTCACCCTGCTTTCAGGCAAGTGGCATATCGGCGAGTCGGAACGCATGCGTCCGCACGACGTCGGCTTTGATGAATTCTACGGCTACTACCCGGCTCAAAAAGAGATCTCTCAGCGTGTCGACGCCCGGCGATTCCCGGGCCTTGTACTCAATCCAGAACGTCTTGCCGCATTCGAGGCAGTGGGACCCACGGATTTCCTCACTCACGGTTTCAAGGGCGGACGCACGGAGGAACTGCAGCAGGTTTTGTCGACGGAGGACATGAGCAAGGCGGATCAGGTGCTCACCGACTTCACTGTGAAGCGGATCGAGGAACTCGCGGCCGGAGAACAGCCGTTCTTTATCGAGCATTGCTTCATGAAGGTCCATTGTGACAACTTCCCTCACCCAGACTATGCCGGCAAGAGTGAAGCGAAGTACCCGTACAAGGACAGCGTTCACGAGGTGGACGCCCAGATCGGTGAAATCATGAAGGCACTCGGTGACGCAGGCGTCTTGGAAAGAACGCTGGTGTTTTTAACCTCGGACAATGGCCCGCAAATGGACGGCTGGCCTGATGCAGGGTACACGCCGTTCCGTGGTGCGAAGGGGACGACGTGGGAGGGCGGCGTCCGCGTGCCAGGCATCGCTTATTGGAAGGGCATGATTGCACCTGGGCGAACGAGCGATGGGCTGTTCGACCTGATGGATTTATTTGGAGTCAGTCTGAACCTCGCCGGTGTCGGCACCGACACGTTGCCGGAGGGAAGGTTCTATGATTTTGTAGACCAGACCTCGTTTCTGCTCACCGATGAGGGGCAATCGAAGCGTGAAGCGGTCTACTTTTGGTGGGGCAAGGAACTGATGGCGTGTCGCATGAAGGAGTACAAAGCCCACGTGAAGGTCGTGTTGGCCCAGGCCCCGCACATGCACATCGACCTCGCGACCGTTCAGGACGTTGGGCTAGCGCCTTGGTTCTTCAATCTCTACCTGGATCCGAAGGAAGAAATGACCGTTGGACATCGCCTGGACCCTTGGATGGTGACTGTGCTTGGGAAACTGAAAGCACACGGTGCGACATTCAAAAAGTACCCCGCCAAGAACATTGGGCTGTAG
- a CDS encoding PVC-type heme-binding CxxCH protein, translating to MRFRFVSFLVVVFGGIGLHSATGQEMHHVLAPTPGQTLTREESFSKVEVADPFAIELVAAEPLVMDPVDFDWGADGRLWVVEMADYPTGVDGRGEPGGRVRVLEDRDGDGTYDHSTLFADNLSTPSGVLVWREGVLVTACPDVLYLKDTTGDGGADHIEKLYSGFIEGNQQHRVNGLRWGLDNWVYLANGDSGGTVVSHRTGKSVNISGRDVRIRPDTGEIETQSGQTQFGRNRDDWGNWFGCNNPNPIFHYVLQEGYLSRNPHVVPPSVRRDIRVGDNEVFPIGPIISHCDPIHRPIGATPIFTAACGTIVYRDTLFGPEYEGATFTSEPVYNIVHARKLVPNGVTFDSIKMHGEGHEFLRSADPWSRPAGLHTGPDGALYVADMVREVIEHPEWIADDLEAQLDLRAGAELGRIYRVSPRQSPRRAFQRFDQRSVTELVGLLDSPSGWQRDLVQRMLLWQWQEIPADEQAAAKSQLRKLLSGSENTLARLHALASLAGVQEVSQADLIIALRDSHPGIRRHAIRILGEQLVAQEIESEARDSVISWDASDWQEPIERLVSDDDPMIQLQLAYTLGSFDEDWAADCLAAVALKSGADVYIRAAILSSIHAGNVERVLATWMESGQRDPTWWGTLAGLAIKLDVPSAASRMLLELESGSESADFALDWRVLVAWYESLGNTASDLDRSLDPVSLERLDRLHRSVRESVQGSGASTAERLIGMKLLGKREAQRADEIQLLASFLSPHSPIQIQQAAATRLAETNADGVPEILAAGWRSHGPALRQQILSNLITRPAWTMELLDMIERGTISANSFSGALRRQLTEHRYTKIRDRAVELLGAIDPDRAQVIEAYRPAMEWLTQGKADADRGRVVFTANCAACHVLEGKGAVIGPDLTTLTNRSADALLTAIIDPSLAVEAKYQQYQVLLDDGRAYAGLLAEETATSLKLITADGKTHSLLRNEIELLQGSSVSMMPVGLEKEIGTQQMADLLLYIQGQSSSN from the coding sequence ATGCGTTTTCGTTTCGTGTCATTTCTGGTGGTCGTTTTCGGTGGCATTGGTTTGCATTCGGCGACCGGCCAGGAGATGCATCATGTATTGGCCCCGACGCCTGGGCAGACTCTGACAAGGGAGGAATCATTCTCAAAGGTTGAGGTGGCCGATCCGTTTGCGATTGAATTGGTCGCGGCTGAACCTCTGGTGATGGATCCGGTTGACTTCGATTGGGGAGCGGATGGCCGGTTGTGGGTCGTTGAGATGGCGGACTACCCGACTGGCGTTGATGGTCGCGGTGAACCGGGCGGACGAGTCCGAGTGCTGGAGGATCGAGACGGGGACGGAACGTATGACCATTCGACCTTGTTCGCGGACAACCTCAGTACCCCCAGCGGCGTGTTGGTTTGGCGAGAAGGAGTCTTGGTGACCGCGTGCCCCGACGTTCTGTACTTGAAGGACACGACGGGCGATGGGGGCGCCGATCACATTGAGAAACTGTATTCCGGTTTCATCGAGGGGAACCAGCAACATCGTGTCAACGGACTTCGTTGGGGACTGGACAATTGGGTCTATCTTGCCAACGGTGACAGTGGCGGCACGGTCGTGTCCCATCGGACCGGCAAGTCAGTCAACATCAGCGGACGCGATGTGCGAATTCGTCCGGATACAGGCGAGATTGAAACGCAGTCGGGGCAAACGCAGTTCGGCCGGAACCGCGATGACTGGGGGAACTGGTTTGGCTGCAACAATCCCAATCCGATCTTTCACTACGTTCTGCAGGAAGGCTATCTGAGTCGCAATCCTCATGTCGTGCCTCCATCCGTTCGGCGTGACATCCGGGTCGGCGACAACGAGGTGTTTCCGATCGGTCCGATCATCAGTCACTGCGATCCGATTCACCGACCGATTGGTGCGACGCCCATCTTCACGGCGGCGTGCGGAACCATCGTTTATCGCGACACGCTGTTTGGTCCGGAATACGAGGGAGCGACGTTCACGAGCGAACCGGTCTACAACATCGTCCATGCGAGAAAATTGGTGCCCAACGGAGTCACCTTCGATAGCATCAAGATGCATGGCGAGGGTCATGAATTTCTGCGATCCGCGGACCCCTGGTCCCGGCCGGCTGGCTTGCATACGGGACCGGACGGCGCCCTGTATGTGGCTGATATGGTCCGCGAAGTGATCGAACATCCAGAATGGATTGCGGATGACTTGGAGGCCCAACTGGATCTGCGGGCGGGGGCGGAATTGGGGCGGATCTACCGAGTGTCACCTCGGCAGAGCCCACGACGTGCGTTCCAACGATTCGATCAACGGTCGGTGACGGAACTCGTTGGTTTGTTGGATTCGCCGAGCGGTTGGCAGCGGGACTTGGTTCAGCGAATGTTGCTTTGGCAGTGGCAGGAGATTCCAGCGGACGAGCAGGCGGCAGCGAAAAGTCAGCTTCGGAAACTGCTCTCGGGAAGTGAGAACACGCTGGCTCGATTGCATGCACTAGCGAGCTTGGCCGGGGTGCAGGAAGTGTCGCAAGCGGATTTGATAATCGCGTTGCGGGACTCGCACCCCGGTATACGAAGGCATGCGATTCGAATTCTTGGCGAGCAATTGGTGGCTCAAGAGATCGAGTCGGAAGCACGCGATTCGGTGATCAGTTGGGATGCGTCCGATTGGCAGGAGCCGATTGAGCGATTGGTGTCGGACGATGATCCGATGATTCAGTTGCAACTCGCCTACACCCTGGGATCTTTCGATGAGGACTGGGCGGCGGATTGTTTGGCGGCCGTTGCGTTGAAATCCGGGGCGGACGTGTACATCCGAGCCGCGATCCTGAGCAGCATTCATGCTGGCAACGTCGAGCGAGTGCTCGCGACATGGATGGAAAGCGGACAACGAGATCCCACGTGGTGGGGGACTCTGGCTGGGCTCGCGATCAAGTTGGATGTTCCGAGTGCCGCTTCGAGGATGCTTCTCGAGTTGGAATCGGGGAGCGAATCGGCTGATTTCGCTCTGGATTGGCGAGTCCTGGTGGCTTGGTACGAATCCCTGGGCAACACAGCGAGTGATCTGGACCGGTCCCTTGATCCGGTGTCACTCGAAAGGCTGGATCGTTTGCATCGATCGGTTCGTGAATCGGTGCAGGGTTCTGGGGCTTCGACAGCCGAACGCTTGATTGGGATGAAGTTGCTCGGCAAGCGTGAGGCACAACGAGCGGATGAGATCCAGTTGTTGGCGAGTTTTCTGTCACCGCATTCGCCGATTCAAATTCAACAGGCCGCCGCAACGAGGTTGGCTGAAACGAACGCGGACGGTGTGCCTGAGATCTTGGCCGCGGGATGGCGTTCTCATGGACCGGCGCTGCGTCAGCAGATCCTTTCCAATTTGATCACTCGCCCGGCCTGGACGATGGAACTGCTCGACATGATCGAACGGGGGACGATCTCAGCGAATTCATTCAGTGGGGCGTTGCGTCGCCAACTGACAGAGCATCGATACACGAAGATTCGAGATCGAGCGGTTGAATTGTTGGGAGCGATCGATCCGGATCGTGCCCAAGTGATCGAAGCCTATCGACCCGCGATGGAATGGCTGACGCAAGGGAAGGCGGATGCGGATCGTGGGCGTGTGGTGTTCACGGCGAATTGTGCGGCCTGCCACGTGTTGGAGGGGAAAGGGGCGGTAATCGGTCCTGATTTGACAACGCTGACCAATCGTTCGGCTGATGCGCTGCTGACCGCGATCATCGATCCGAGTTTGGCCGTCGAAGCGAAGTACCAACAGTACCAAGTCTTGCTGGACGATGGCCGTGCCTACGCTGGGTTGCTGGCTGAAGAAACCGCGACCAGCTTGAAACTGATCACCGCGGATGGCAAAACGCATTCGTTGTTGCGAAATGAAATTGAACTCCTGCAGGGAAGTTCGGTTTCGATGATGCCAGTTGGCCTTGAGAAAGAGATCGGTACGCAACAGATGGCTGACTTGCTGTTGTATATTCAGGGCCAGTCTTCGTCCAACTGA